The Stenotrophomonas sp. NA06056 genome segment CAAGCCCGGCGAGCGGCGGGCGCATGGCAATGGCGGTCCGGGCAAGCCCGGCCAGCAGCGTGGCCAGGGCCACGGGCAGGGGCCGCGCAAGCCGCGTACCGCCGAGGAAATGGATCTGGCCAAGGCCTACGCGATCCGTGCGCAGCGCGAAAAGGAAGAGCGCATCGAGAACGAGCGCCTGAAGCAGGAAGATGCCCGCCAGCGTCGCGAAGCCAAGGTGAAGCTGGAAGAGCTGCTGAAGGACAAGGGCCTGAACGCCGAAGCGGCCGATATCGCGCGCCACTTCCCGTATGGCGGCAAGATCAAGCGCATCTACGTCACCGCTGAGCAGCTCAAGGCACTCAATGCCGGTGAACTGGGCGTGGTCCAGCTCAACGGTCGCTACCTGCTGGTGACGGCCGAGGTTCTGGCCCAGTCTGAAGCGGTGTTTGCTGCTTCGGTTGCACTGAAGGTCGACCCGAATGCGCCGGCCGAGGACGATCCCTACGCCGACCCCCAGTACCAGGTGCCAGACGACCTGGTCTGGTAAGCCAACGCCACCATTGTTGAACACACTGGGCGCCGTCGGGCGCCCAGTGCATGTCAGGAGCAGGGTCATGCAGGAACGCAGTCCCGGGTACTTCCCGCATATCGATGGCCTGCGTGCGATCGCAGTGCTGGCGGTGATCCTCTACCACCTCAAGGCGAGCTGGCTGCCGGGTGGCTTTACTGGCGTGGACGTGTTCTTCGTCATCTCCGGCTTCGTGGTCAGCGCCTCGG includes the following:
- a CDS encoding DUF2058 family protein; the protein is MSDTLRDQLMGLGFKPAPKPERKNDGPRRDGRPQGKGGTGNGKPQQAGRGEHKPGERRAHGNGGPGKPGQQRGQGHGQGPRKPRTAEEMDLAKAYAIRAQREKEERIENERLKQEDARQRREAKVKLEELLKDKGLNAEAADIARHFPYGGKIKRIYVTAEQLKALNAGELGVVQLNGRYLLVTAEVLAQSEAVFAASVALKVDPNAPAEDDPYADPQYQVPDDLVW